Genomic segment of Peribacillus frigoritolerans:
AACAATGGATAAATCCTTTCATATGCCCATTCAAATTAAAATCACCCTGCTATCATTTGTAATCGTCGCGTTTTCGATACTAATAGGCGGGATTTTTATATTCGGAAATATCGTTTCGGTCAGGGAGGATGAAATCGGCAAACGATCCATGATCACTGCCCATACCATCGCCGAACTCCCTGAAGTACAAAAATTGGTCCGTGAGCCTGAAGGATGGACGCAGCTTAATCCGATTATTGAAAACTTAAGGAAAATCCATCAAGCGGATTATATAGTTGTACTCAACAATCAGCATATACGCTATTCCCACCCGGTGTTCAGTCAATTGGGGACCCCATCTAGCAGCAGCGACGAAAGCGCTGCGTTCGCTGAACACGAATACCTTTCAAAGGCTGCTGGTGAACTTGGCATTTCTGTCCGCGCCTTTGTCCCGATCCTTGATAGAGATAGAGAGCAAATCGGCGTCGTACTGGTTGGGAATATCTTGCCTACGATACCGGAATTAATCAAGGACTTGAAAGGCGAAATCGCGATTATCCTGGTCCTTACACTTCTATTCGGTGTATGCGGCTCATGGCTCATGGCAAGAAGGATAAAAAAAGAGACCTTCCAACTTGAACCCCATGAAATTTCACGGATGTTAGTTGAAAGGACAGCCGCTTTCAATGCCATGCATGAAGGGGTGATCGCCATAGATAATAATCAGACAATCACGATTTTCAATGAAAAGGCTAAGCAAATATTCAATATTAACGGTGCGGTCATTGGCAAGAATATCAATGATATTATACATGATACCCGTCTCCCGGAAGTGCTTGACCGGACATCTCCCATCTTCAATCAGGAAATCTCCGTTCAAAACAGGAATATTGTAAGCAACCGGGTACCAATAAAGATTGCGGATAAAACGATTGGTGCCGTGGCCATATTCCAGGATCGCACCGATGTGACGAAGCTAGCTGAAGAGTTGACTAGTGTCAAAGCATTCGTTGAAGCCCTGCGAGTTCAAAACCATGAACATATGAACAAACTTCATACGATAGCAGGATTGATCCAGCTAGGCAATCTTGACGAAGCGCTGCATTACATTTTTCAGATTACGGAAGAACAAGAGGAATTGACCAGGTTTTTAACGAAGCACATTCACGATGATAATTTAGTGGGGCTGATATTAAGTAAGATCTCCTTGGGTAGGGAACTCGGAATCGAGCTCATCATGGACAAGCACACGAAATTGGACCGCTTCCCCGCTGATTTGGATCATCACGATTTTGTTTTGATAATCGGAAACCTGATCGAAAACTCATTCGCAGCGCTAAAGCATTGTTCAGAGGAAACAAAACAGGTTTATCTATCCATCTATCAGGATGACCGTCATTGTCAAATCGTGCTTGAGGATAATGGACCCGGCATTCCAGAGGACATTCATAAAGATATATTCGAGTATGGTTTTACAACAAAGGGTGCGGAAGGATCAGGAATTGGTCTTTATCTAATAGACCAAATTGTAAAAAAAGCGAACGGCGAAATGAAATTCACGACACGCCCTGACGAAGGAACAAGCTTTTTTCTTTCTTTTCCGATGCACGATATAGAGGAGAACCAAAATGACTAACGAAATTCGTGTACTTTTAATTGAAGACGACCCAATGGTCCAAGAGGTCAACAAACAGTTCATCGAGCGCCTGCCTCCCTTTAAAGTCGTTGATACAGCTTCAAATGGGCTTGAAGGGCTGGAAAAAATCAAGCAGTCTAAACCCGACCTTGTCATTTTGGACATCTTCATGCCATCTTTAAACGGGGTTGATACGCTTTATCAAATCAGAAAAGAGCAAATGGATGTGGATGTCATCATCATTTCAGCGGCAAATGATCAGAAAACGATTCGAAAAATGATACAGAACGGGGCTTTTGACTATTTAATCAAGCCATTTAAATTCGATAGGCTAAAACATACTCTGGAGCAATACTTTGCTTTTCGGATGGAGGTTGAAACTGACCATCAAATTTCTCAAAATCAGCTCGACCGAATCCTCTTTCAAAATAAAACACAATCTGAAGCGAGTCCGAAATATGATGTTCCGAAAGGATTGAATGGCGCGACTCTTGAGCAAGTGACGAAGTTCATTAAGACCCAGCCTGGTTCACTATCTGCAGAAGAAGTGGCTGATGGGATTGGAATCGCCAGAGTTACAGCAAGGCGCTATCTTGAATACTTGCATGGCGAAGAAGTCCTTCAGCTTGATGTACAATATGGCAGCATAGGCCGTCCAGTCAATAGATACCGGCTTAAAAAACCTTAAAACGCATGGGGACCGGCTCGAAACGGTTCCCTTTTTACTTTTAATCTTTACGCACCTGTCTTCCGGTCATATAGGCCCCACTTTCTCTTCAAAAGAAACAGCTCACACTCTTCCAATGCCGTCACTTCTTTAATGACATAGTCCGGCATGCCCCTTCTTAGTAGAATCTCCGCAATAAGGTACGGTTTTTTCTTCATACACTCTCCCCTCCCTTTCCCTTGGTTGCCATTCTTTTAAATTCATTATACAAAATAATCCAATAAAGAAAAAATAGACAAAGCCCCATTTTCCGAAAAAAAATTATGATCTATCCGGTCAATCTGGACAATTAAAAAAAGTTCCTGGTTGATTTCAGTCACTCGTTCCCTTTCCGCCGACAGTCTGCCAAGCCTCATCAAAGCAAGTATCTAGCGTGATCTTGGCTAGCGAGTTATTCGGCAGAAGGTCGCAAATTTCTTCAATTTAATATGAGTTTTAACAGAAAAAACAATGAACTGATTTGTTAGTATCCTATTAAAATCATTTTCCAAAAGGGTGGGGTTTCCGTCCAAGAAAATTCTAATTGGGTGAGTTACATAGACAGGGGGAGTGAGATGAGTTAAAGGATTATCAATATTTGGTCAAAAGAGGTGGGCCGTGCACCTCCTTTGATGTTTCACTTGTACAGTTTACTATATGTAGTCAATTCCTTTAGCCGCTTTTCATTGATGGCAAAACCGATTCCAGCTTTATCGGGAACTTGGATCATGCCATTTTCGACAAGTACTTCAGGATATATTATATCTCCATCCCAATAACGGGATGAAGATGATATATCCCCGGGAA
This window contains:
- a CDS encoding sensor histidine kinase, yielding MDKSFHMPIQIKITLLSFVIVAFSILIGGIFIFGNIVSVREDEIGKRSMITAHTIAELPEVQKLVREPEGWTQLNPIIENLRKIHQADYIVVLNNQHIRYSHPVFSQLGTPSSSSDESAAFAEHEYLSKAAGELGISVRAFVPILDRDREQIGVVLVGNILPTIPELIKDLKGEIAIILVLTLLFGVCGSWLMARRIKKETFQLEPHEISRMLVERTAAFNAMHEGVIAIDNNQTITIFNEKAKQIFNINGAVIGKNINDIIHDTRLPEVLDRTSPIFNQEISVQNRNIVSNRVPIKIADKTIGAVAIFQDRTDVTKLAEELTSVKAFVEALRVQNHEHMNKLHTIAGLIQLGNLDEALHYIFQITEEQEELTRFLTKHIHDDNLVGLILSKISLGRELGIELIMDKHTKLDRFPADLDHHDFVLIIGNLIENSFAALKHCSEETKQVYLSIYQDDRHCQIVLEDNGPGIPEDIHKDIFEYGFTTKGAEGSGIGLYLIDQIVKKANGEMKFTTRPDEGTSFFLSFPMHDIEENQND
- a CDS encoding response regulator, with product MTNEIRVLLIEDDPMVQEVNKQFIERLPPFKVVDTASNGLEGLEKIKQSKPDLVILDIFMPSLNGVDTLYQIRKEQMDVDVIIISAANDQKTIRKMIQNGAFDYLIKPFKFDRLKHTLEQYFAFRMEVETDHQISQNQLDRILFQNKTQSEASPKYDVPKGLNGATLEQVTKFIKTQPGSLSAEEVADGIGIARVTARRYLEYLHGEEVLQLDVQYGSIGRPVNRYRLKKP